The DNA region TCTGAGCACATCTTCTTATGTGTGGGTGTACGTAGGTATGCTGATCGGCGGGGTTGGCGGTGCATGTTACATGGATTCGTTCTTTGCTCATATTGGGGATCATATCCCGGACGAGGGTAGAAGTTCCGTCATAGGTAAAATCGTCTCTGCCGCAGAGATTGGCTCGATCGTTTCCCCTCTGGTGGCTGCCTTACTTGTAGAGTATGGATCGCTGTATACCGTGTTTTTGTTCAATCTGCTTCTGGTCGCTGCCGCCATTGCCGTGCAGGCGGTGATGCGCAGCCGTTACAGATTGAAACGTGTGTAGTCGCACAAGACTGCCCACATCAGTGGGCAGCCTCTGTTCATTTGTCCTTTGCAAATATAGTTGCAATATGTAGTGCATTTTCTTCGATTTTACTTTTTAAATAAGAGTCTGTGTTCTCAGGCAATTCCGTCGGCTTGTAAAACTTCGCTTCAAGAACTTCCACCCCGTCGGGCTGCAACTCGCCTTCAAACTCCGTGCATATATAACCAATGACCACATTATAATATTCATGTCCATTCCTTAATTTCGTATATAACTCTTTCCCCGAAAAGACGCCGTATAGCACAAGTTTCTTGATCTGTATTCCAATCTCTTCCCTGACCTCTCGCCTCGCCGACTCTTCCACCGATTCGCCCAACTCCATAAATCCACCCGGTACTCCCCAGGTATTGTCGACATGTCGAACCAACAAAATTTCACCTGATTTATTCAATATCAAAATACTCGGTCTCACCAGAATAACCGGTGCATTGCCAACCATTTCTCGAAGCGATTCAATGTAACCCATGGGTAACCCTCCTATATTAAGTCATGATCCTGATTATAGAAGTTCAATTCATTTCCATATAGAGAAACAATATTCATCTTAATTTCCTATTTTAGAGCCTGTGCTTGATGAAAACACAGCAAAAAAACAACCCGCTCGCACATTAGTGTGCAAACGGGCATTTCATTGGTGTATCTCCGGCCTGGGGCTGGTGATCTTCCTGTGTAGCCAGCTGTTCACTGCTTCGCAACTCAGCGCCAGATGCCACACCATCTTTCAGCCTATACGCAAGATCCTGACGAAAAAAATTGGGCTTCACAATATCATTGCGGTAGGAACGGTGAAAAATATGCGTCGTCGCTGGAGACACCGGCGGAATCAGCCAAACCCAATCGCCTGTCAGCTCGCGCCCTGCCTTCTCTTCCCGCTGTTCAAACAAGGCAAATTGCGCTGCCGCCGTGTGGTGATCCACCATGCTGACGCCAGCCTTCTTGAACGAATGCAGCACAGCTACATTCAGCTCTACCAGAGCCCGATCCTTCCAGAGCGTCGTTTCACTCGACGTATTCAGACCAAGGGCTGCCGCCACTGCAGGCAGTTTATTATACCGGAAGGTATCCGCCAAATTCCTTGCGCCAATCTCGGTACCCATATACCAACCGTTGAACGGTGCTGCCGGATAGGATATGCCGCCAATCTCCAGCCGCATATCGGCAATCATCGGCACACCGTACCAGCGCATGTCCAGTTCAGCAATCTCGGGACGCTCCGGATGTTCGATCCTCACTTCCACGATGTCTTCCTCGGGCACAGAATACCACTCCGGAGCTTGACCCTTCACCTGAATAATGAGTGGAAGCACATCATATGGCGTGCCCTCTCCTTGCCATCCAAGCGACATTGCCACCTTCGTCAACTCAACAGATGCAGGATCACCCATAATGCCTTCCGTCGTCTCATATCCGGCATAACGGATGAGTTGGTGATTCCAAATCCGCACGGGTGCTCCGTTCGGTCCATCCGGTGGAAGGATCGTTATCATCGGAATGATCTTGCCACCATTGGTGGCAGCTCTGATGTGCGTCAGCACAGCATCCACTGCCTTTCCAGCCGTATCTGCATGACGCGCATCAACGATGCGCAGTTTATCCCAGAATAGCCGCCCGATACAGCGGTTGCTGTTCCGCCATGCCATTTTACAGCCATGTTCCAGTTCATCCGCAGTGTGCACATATGTGCCTGTATGCTCAATTTCGTTCAAAACAGCAACAAGCCGGGCCTGCGCGTTTTCGCGCGTATGGCCCAGCTCTTCATAACATCTATATATAAACCGTTCAGCTTCATCCCGCAGTTCTTCCAGGTCTGTCCGCATTGTTCATTCCACCAATCTATACATCTCGAATGCCATCATTATACGGCAAGCACACCGGATTTGTAAGCGAACGGGCACTTTGTTCACGGACTCTACATATCGTTGTCAAGATGCAGGGTAACTTAGCTTATTTGCCCAAAAATGCGTTTAACATCCAGACCTCTTTATCCAATCCAGCAGTGAAACCGATCAACATATCTTCAGTTGCATTATCTTCAGCTTCGCCAGCTGCTTGAATACCCTGGTTAATAACACCCACCATCGCTTGCAGATCAGCAACTACGGTTTCTACCATTTTTTCAGCCGACAACTGTCCCTGTGCTTCCTCAACAGGTGACAACCGCAGTTGTTCAGCCATCGTTGCGACCGGACGTCCACCAATGGCCAACAAACGTTCTGCGGCTTCGTCCATATTCGCCGTAGCCAAGTTATACAACTCTTCGAATTTGGCATGCAGAGTGAAGAAATGAGGACCTTTCACATACCAGTGGAAGTGGTGCAATTTGGTGTACAGTACAGACCAACCTGCGATCTGGCGGTTCAGGACCTCTTGAAGTTCAGTTGCGTGGTTTGCAAAAGTATTATTTCTAGTTTGGATTGTGCTCATGGAATTTATCCCCTCTCGAATACGATATAGTTTTGATTTTGATCACGTAATTTAACTTGCTTCCGGTGATTTAGACTTAATCTAAATCTTGTTTTAATTATAACACCGCCCTTATCCTTTGTGAAGGCTTTAGCCTACTCTTTCGAATGAAGATTCCATGAAGATGCCTTCATGTTTGGACAGTGTGAGAAGACTGCTTTTAACACCTCTTACACTTAGTATCTATACCTCTATTTTCGCCAGTGTACAATGACAATCCTCACGTGGTATATAACAAAAAACAGCCCTGATCCTCACTGAG from Paenibacillus sp. JNUCC-31 includes:
- a CDS encoding NUDIX hydrolase, with translation MGYIESLREMVGNAPVILVRPSILILNKSGEILLVRHVDNTWGVPGGFMELGESVEESARREVREEIGIQIKKLVLYGVFSGKELYTKLRNGHEYYNVVIGYICTEFEGELQPDGVEVLEAKFYKPTELPENTDSYLKSKIEENALHIATIFAKDK
- a CDS encoding nitric oxide synthase oxygenase gives rise to the protein MRTDLEELRDEAERFIYRCYEELGHTRENAQARLVAVLNEIEHTGTYVHTADELEHGCKMAWRNSNRCIGRLFWDKLRIVDARHADTAGKAVDAVLTHIRAATNGGKIIPMITILPPDGPNGAPVRIWNHQLIRYAGYETTEGIMGDPASVELTKVAMSLGWQGEGTPYDVLPLIIQVKGQAPEWYSVPEEDIVEVRIEHPERPEIAELDMRWYGVPMIADMRLEIGGISYPAAPFNGWYMGTEIGARNLADTFRYNKLPAVAAALGLNTSSETTLWKDRALVELNVAVLHSFKKAGVSMVDHHTAAAQFALFEQREEKAGRELTGDWVWLIPPVSPATTHIFHRSYRNDIVKPNFFRQDLAYRLKDGVASGAELRSSEQLATQEDHQPQAGDTPMKCPFAH
- a CDS encoding Dps family protein, with the protein product MSTIQTRNNTFANHATELQEVLNRQIAGWSVLYTKLHHFHWYVKGPHFFTLHAKFEELYNLATANMDEAAERLLAIGGRPVATMAEQLRLSPVEEAQGQLSAEKMVETVVADLQAMVGVINQGIQAAGEAEDNATEDMLIGFTAGLDKEVWMLNAFLGK